In a genomic window of Streptomyces katrae:
- a CDS encoding UbiA family prenyltransferase, with protein sequence MPARSPAFPLPAVPVGGLLRACHPLPAAAVTVFAAVLAAAAGRGPAGSALTAGAVAAGQLSVGWSNDRLDLRRDRAAGRRDKPLATGGVPAAAVTAAALAALALCVPLSLAAGPAAGAAHLAGVAAAWAYNLRLKGTAASWLPYALAFGLLPAFVTLGLPGAPWPPPWLTGAAALLGAGAHFANVLPDIADDLATGVRGLPQRLGARASAALAALLVLGSAALLVLGPPGHVTPYGWTLLALTGALLLATARAPGRIPFLGVLAVAGGDVLLLLARSAGQAPAW encoded by the coding sequence GTGCCCGCCCGCTCTCCCGCCTTTCCCCTGCCGGCGGTCCCGGTGGGCGGCCTGCTGAGGGCCTGCCACCCCCTTCCGGCCGCCGCCGTCACCGTCTTCGCCGCCGTCCTCGCGGCCGCCGCCGGGCGCGGGCCCGCCGGCTCCGCCCTGACGGCGGGCGCCGTCGCGGCCGGGCAGCTCTCGGTGGGCTGGTCCAACGACCGCCTCGACCTGCGCCGCGACCGGGCCGCCGGCCGCCGTGACAAACCCCTGGCCACGGGCGGGGTCCCGGCCGCCGCCGTGACCGCCGCCGCCCTCGCCGCGCTGGCCCTGTGCGTACCGCTGTCCCTGGCCGCCGGCCCGGCGGCCGGGGCCGCGCACCTCGCCGGGGTCGCGGCGGCCTGGGCGTACAACCTGCGGCTCAAGGGCACGGCCGCCTCCTGGCTCCCGTACGCCCTCGCCTTCGGCCTGCTCCCCGCCTTCGTGACCCTCGGCCTGCCCGGCGCGCCCTGGCCGCCGCCCTGGCTGACCGGCGCCGCCGCACTGCTCGGCGCGGGCGCCCACTTCGCCAACGTCCTGCCCGACATCGCCGACGACCTCGCCACGGGCGTACGCGGGCTCCCGCAGCGGCTCGGCGCCCGCGCCTCGGCCGCGCTGGCCGCGCTGCTGGTCCTCGGCTCGGCGGCCCTGCTGGTCCTGGGCCCGCCGGGGCACGTCACCCCGTACGGCTGGACCCTCCTCGCCCTGACCGGCGCCCTGCTCCTGGCCACGGCCCGGGCGCCGGGCCGGATCCCGTTCCTCGGGGTGCTGGCGGTCGCGGGCGGCGACGTCCTGCTGCTCCTGGCCCGCAGCGCCGGCCAGGCACCGGCCTGGTGA
- a CDS encoding PHP domain-containing protein — protein MDPVAALDRIAFLLERAQAPTYRVRAFRTAAAALTRMGEAETAGRADAGTLEAVRGIGPKTAQVVREALLGEVPAYLRVLEEEAAAMPEGPPPDPAAVALRAALRGDCHLHSDWSDGGSPIEAMGRAAAGLGHDWAVLTDHSPSLTVARGLSPERLREQLDVVAELNGRWAPFRLLTGIECDILLDGSLDQEPELLDRLDVVVGSVHSKLRMEAPAMTRRLLAAVRNPLMDVLGHCTGRLVTGRTRPESTFDAAAVFAACAESGTAVEVNSRPERLDPPRRLLRLAVEAGVFFAIDTDAHAPGQLDWQILGCERAVECGVPPERVVNTWPAEDLLAWTRTRRAPA, from the coding sequence ATGGACCCGGTGGCGGCGCTGGACCGGATCGCCTTCCTGCTGGAACGGGCGCAGGCCCCCACCTACCGGGTCCGGGCCTTCCGTACGGCGGCGGCGGCGCTGACCCGCATGGGCGAGGCGGAGACGGCCGGGCGGGCGGACGCCGGGACGCTGGAGGCCGTCAGGGGCATCGGGCCGAAGACCGCCCAGGTGGTGCGCGAGGCACTGCTCGGGGAGGTCCCGGCTTACCTGCGGGTGCTGGAGGAGGAAGCCGCGGCGATGCCCGAGGGGCCGCCGCCCGACCCCGCCGCCGTCGCGCTGCGCGCGGCCCTGCGCGGGGACTGCCACCTGCATTCGGACTGGTCGGACGGCGGGAGCCCGATCGAGGCGATGGGCCGGGCGGCGGCCGGGCTCGGGCACGACTGGGCGGTGCTGACGGACCATTCGCCGAGCCTGACGGTCGCCCGGGGCCTGTCGCCGGAGCGGCTGCGCGAGCAGCTGGACGTGGTGGCGGAGCTGAACGGGCGGTGGGCGCCGTTCCGGCTGCTCACCGGGATCGAGTGCGACATCCTGCTCGACGGCTCGCTCGACCAGGAGCCGGAGCTGCTGGACCGGCTCGACGTGGTGGTGGGGTCCGTGCACTCCAAGCTGCGGATGGAGGCTCCGGCGATGACCCGGCGCCTGCTGGCGGCGGTGCGCAATCCGCTGATGGACGTCCTCGGGCACTGCACGGGCCGGCTGGTGACCGGCCGGACCCGGCCGGAGTCCACGTTCGACGCCGCGGCCGTGTTCGCGGCCTGCGCGGAGTCGGGTACGGCCGTGGAGGTCAACAGCCGTCCCGAACGGCTGGACCCGCCCCGCCGGCTGCTGCGGCTGGCGGTGGAGGCGGGTGTCTTCTTCGCGATCGACACCGACGCCCACGCCCCGGGCCAGCTCGACTGGCAGATCCTGGGCTGCGAACGGGCGGTGGAGTGCGGGGTCCCGCCGGAGCGGGTGGTCAACACCTGGCCGGCCGAGGACCTGCTGGCCTGGACCCGCACCCGGCGGGCGCCGGCTTAG
- a CDS encoding secondary thiamine-phosphate synthase enzyme YjbQ, which yields MSDRFTTRVLDLTTGRAETVTDLTRDCERFLAEEAAGRDGLLNVFVPHATAGIAVIETGAGSDDDLLAALGTLLPADDRWQHRHGSPGHGRDHVLPAFVPPHATLPVVGGRLQLGTWQSVCLVDTNRDNPERRVRLSFLG from the coding sequence ATGTCCGACCGATTCACCACCCGCGTCCTCGACCTGACCACCGGCCGCGCCGAGACCGTCACCGACCTGACCCGCGACTGCGAGCGCTTCCTCGCCGAGGAGGCGGCCGGCCGCGACGGCCTGCTCAACGTCTTCGTCCCGCACGCGACCGCGGGCATCGCCGTGATCGAGACGGGCGCCGGCAGCGACGACGACCTGCTCGCGGCGCTCGGCACCCTGCTCCCCGCCGACGACCGCTGGCAGCACCGGCACGGCTCCCCGGGGCACGGCCGCGACCACGTCCTGCCGGCGTTCGTCCCCCCGCACGCGACCCTGCCGGTCGTCGGCGGCCGGCTCCAGCTCGGGACCTGGCAGTCCGTCTGCCTGGTCGACACGAACCGGGACAACCCCGAGCGCCGGGTCCGGCTGAGCTTCCTGGGCTGA
- a CDS encoding VOC family protein, with protein sequence MARDLEASQRFYGAVVGWTFRPARFGSAFSLAIQDGVPVAGIGALASDLAVAVAWTPYFAVDDVDVAAARIRERVGTVAVGPVSFPGGGRAALVADPDGAVFGIWQGPVTAGWRVGLGPAPAWLELRTRNAFDAALFYGEVLEWATGRTGCCEVSYEEEQVVLRQGGEPVARLDSGPVEVGAYTPHTRPRWHVHFRVPELEPAVEAALELGGRTVSVVTSDGRERSIMLRDPDGALFTLTERVAGPEAEGPA encoded by the coding sequence ATGGCCCGCGACCTGGAGGCCTCCCAGCGCTTCTACGGTGCGGTCGTGGGCTGGACCTTCCGTCCGGCCCGCTTCGGTTCGGCCTTCTCGCTGGCCATTCAGGACGGCGTGCCGGTCGCGGGGATCGGGGCGCTGGCGAGCGATCTGGCCGTGGCGGTGGCCTGGACCCCGTACTTCGCCGTCGACGACGTCGACGTGGCGGCGGCCCGGATCCGCGAGCGCGTCGGCACGGTGGCGGTGGGGCCGGTCTCCTTCCCCGGCGGCGGCCGGGCGGCGCTGGTCGCCGACCCCGACGGGGCGGTGTTCGGGATCTGGCAGGGACCGGTCACCGCGGGCTGGCGCGTGGGCCTGGGCCCGGCGCCCGCCTGGCTGGAGCTGCGCACCCGCAACGCCTTCGACGCGGCCCTCTTCTACGGGGAGGTGCTGGAGTGGGCCACGGGCCGCACCGGCTGCTGCGAGGTCTCGTACGAGGAGGAGCAGGTCGTCCTCCGCCAGGGCGGGGAGCCGGTCGCCCGCCTGGACAGCGGCCCCGTGGAAGTGGGCGCGTACACCCCCCACACCCGTCCGCGCTGGCACGTCCACTTCCGCGTCCCGGAGCTGGAACCGGCGGTGGAGGCGGCCCTCGAACTCGGCGGCCGGACCGTCTCGGTGGTCACCTCGGACGGCAGGGAACGGTCGATCATGCTGCGCGACCCGGACGGCGCCCTGTTCACCCTCACCGAACGGGTCGCGGGGCCGGAGGCCGAGGGACCGGCCTGA
- a CDS encoding HPP family protein, with translation MPTATTRTASTASTATTHVSPATHVTPVTAPGAPPRPSAVAAFHSVSAATTVLLALVAIGAAIHEPVLIPPLAASAALVHSAPTLPLAQPRGVVVGHLIGAACGYAVLAAAGSSAWAAALAAGLTLALLTLARTPHSPAVATAVVTVLQSPAPARFVPLLFGSTVLLVLTGYAGSRIRRTAPRYPAYWW, from the coding sequence ATGCCTACCGCGACCACCCGTACGGCCAGTACGGCCAGTACGGCCACCACCCACGTATCGCCCGCCACGCACGTCACGCCCGTCACGGCGCCCGGAGCCCCGCCCCGGCCGAGTGCCGTCGCGGCCTTCCACAGCGTCAGCGCCGCCACGACCGTCCTGCTGGCCCTCGTGGCCATCGGCGCGGCGATCCACGAGCCGGTGCTCATACCCCCGCTCGCCGCCAGCGCCGCGCTCGTGCACAGCGCCCCCACCCTGCCGCTGGCCCAGCCGCGCGGGGTGGTGGTCGGCCATCTGATCGGCGCGGCCTGCGGCTACGCGGTGCTCGCCGCGGCCGGGAGCTCCGCCTGGGCGGCGGCCCTGGCGGCCGGGCTCACCCTGGCCCTGCTGACCCTGGCCCGCACCCCGCACTCCCCTGCCGTGGCCACGGCGGTGGTGACCGTGCTCCAGTCCCCGGCGCCCGCCCGGTTCGTGCCGCTGCTGTTCGGCTCGACGGTCCTCCTGGTCCTCACCGGTTACGCCGGCTCCCGCATCCGCCGCACCGCCCCGAGGTACCCCGCCTACTGGTGGTGA
- a CDS encoding peptidase inhibitor family I36 protein: MDKFRTTMLACALALPLLAFPGALGTAAAAPADASGVAADGNYWVWADTNRGGPACGWSGNDADWRTCGAGNNFDMNDRASSWWNNGYSGALGDVRVYEDINYGGASTCAPNGSAGNIPWEWNDRISSHKWVTNCGF; this comes from the coding sequence GTGGATAAGTTCCGTACGACGATGCTGGCCTGCGCCCTCGCCCTGCCCCTGCTGGCCTTCCCCGGCGCGCTGGGCACCGCAGCCGCCGCCCCGGCCGACGCCTCCGGCGTGGCGGCCGACGGCAACTACTGGGTGTGGGCGGACACCAACCGGGGCGGTCCGGCCTGCGGCTGGAGCGGCAACGACGCCGACTGGCGCACCTGTGGCGCCGGGAACAACTTCGACATGAACGACCGGGCCTCGTCCTGGTGGAACAACGGCTACTCGGGCGCGCTGGGCGACGTCCGGGTCTACGAGGACATCAACTACGGCGGGGCCTCGACCTGTGCCCCGAACGGCTCGGCGGGCAACATCCCGTGGGAGTGGAACGACCGGATCTCCTCCCACAAGTGGGTGACCAACTGCGGCTTCTGA
- a CDS encoding isopenicillin N synthase family dioxygenase — translation MASSQVPVIDLGPWRSGGPAERARIAGRVDEALRSAGFLLVTGHGVDPCLPARIREAARSFFRLPPEVKQPYAVSVGGRGWLGPGAEANGYAEGTASPPDLKESWSFAADEPTGVPSVDAEWFRPNVWPAEVPGLREPVTAYLAAMRALSDELLELLAVALALPEDHFTRHTGHPTWGFNLNWYPGAETVGQPLPGQFRIGPHTDFGTVTVLDREEGAGGLQIHTDADGWQDAPYDPAALTVNIGDLLARWTGDRWRAGRHRVLPPPAHAPAEELVSLVYFYECDAHTRVEPLPAPVGRVAHEPVDSHAYLRAKLDQITVG, via the coding sequence ATGGCGAGCTCCCAGGTCCCCGTCATCGATCTCGGCCCCTGGCGCTCCGGCGGCCCCGCCGAACGCGCCCGGATCGCGGGCCGGGTGGACGAGGCGCTGCGATCGGCGGGGTTCCTGCTGGTCACCGGGCACGGGGTGGACCCCTGCCTGCCCGCCCGGATCCGCGAGGCCGCGAGGTCCTTCTTCCGGCTGCCGCCCGAGGTGAAGCAGCCGTACGCGGTCAGCGTCGGCGGACGGGGCTGGCTCGGCCCCGGCGCCGAGGCCAACGGCTACGCCGAGGGGACGGCCTCGCCCCCCGACCTGAAGGAGTCCTGGTCCTTCGCGGCCGACGAGCCCACCGGCGTGCCCTCGGTGGACGCCGAATGGTTCCGGCCGAACGTCTGGCCCGCCGAGGTACCGGGCCTGCGGGAGCCCGTGACCGCTTACCTGGCGGCGATGCGGGCCCTCTCCGACGAGCTGCTGGAACTGCTCGCGGTGGCCCTGGCCCTGCCGGAGGACCACTTCACCCGCCACACCGGCCACCCCACCTGGGGGTTCAACCTCAACTGGTACCCCGGCGCGGAGACCGTCGGGCAGCCGCTGCCCGGACAGTTCCGGATCGGGCCACACACGGACTTCGGCACGGTCACCGTCCTGGACCGCGAGGAGGGCGCGGGCGGGCTCCAGATCCACACCGATGCCGACGGCTGGCAGGACGCCCCGTACGATCCGGCGGCGCTCACCGTCAACATCGGAGACCTGCTGGCCCGCTGGACCGGCGACCGGTGGCGGGCGGGCCGCCACCGGGTCCTGCCGCCACCGGCGCACGCCCCGGCGGAGGAGCTGGTCTCGCTGGTCTACTTCTACGAGTGCGACGCCCACACCCGTGTGGAACCCCTGCCCGCCCCGGTGGGCCGGGTGGCGCACGAGCCGGTCGACTCGCACGCCTACCTGCGCGCGAAGCTGGACCAGATCACCGTCGGCTGA
- a CDS encoding GNAT family N-acetyltransferase: MTEIRTPRLLLRRWTDDDLVPLSEITSDPEVMRWIGDGSVLDLDGTAETIELWEEEWDDEGFGVFAVELLASGELIGAVGLSAADDDLPQTRHQVQIVWRIGRPFWGQGYASEAAQATLEFALQDRGLDRVVAVNRAGNDESANVIRKLGMAQDGEAADPATGAPVTLHSLDLTEYAG; the protein is encoded by the coding sequence ATGACCGAGATCCGCACCCCCCGCCTGCTCCTGCGCCGCTGGACCGACGACGACCTCGTCCCCCTTTCGGAGATCACCTCGGATCCGGAGGTGATGCGCTGGATCGGCGACGGCTCCGTCCTCGACCTGGACGGGACCGCCGAGACCATCGAGCTCTGGGAGGAGGAGTGGGACGACGAGGGCTTCGGCGTCTTCGCGGTCGAGCTGCTGGCCTCCGGCGAGCTGATCGGGGCCGTCGGCCTGTCCGCCGCCGATGACGACCTGCCCCAGACGCGACACCAGGTGCAGATCGTCTGGCGCATCGGCCGGCCCTTCTGGGGCCAGGGCTACGCCTCCGAAGCGGCCCAGGCCACCCTGGAGTTCGCCCTCCAGGACCGCGGCCTCGACCGGGTGGTCGCCGTCAACCGGGCCGGCAACGACGAGTCCGCCAACGTGATCCGCAAGCTCGGCATGGCCCAGGACGGCGAAGCCGCCGACCCCGCCACCGGAGCGCCGGTCACCCTGCACAGCCTCGACCTGACCGAATACGCGGGCTGA